One window of Polyangiaceae bacterium genomic DNA carries:
- the fliF gene encoding flagellar M-ring protein FliF, with the protein MDKLRAFGSQLSAFWQNLSGAKRFALIAAVVTVLAGVLLVAGVGSKINYGYLYTDLNPDDAGSIVEKLKERKIPYEVSGGGTTILVPQEQVHELRLSLASEGLPRGGGVGFEVFDKTDLGATEFEQQVKLRRALEGELARSISTLEGVKGARVHLVLPERKLFARKSEAASASVVVRLANGASFGKREVAGIVHLVSAAVPGLTHDRISVVSTDGVTLHRPNSDGSGAGAMAESQADRARELARTLESEVRTLLERVVGLGNADVMISVELDTSTSEHTEEHYEPTRTALRSEQESIEKTATGEAGVAGVPGARTALPDGAPVEEDPENTPGLVRRSHTKNWEVDRVTKKTLRPAGEIKRLSIGVLVNGKWEEKDGNAAYSARSKEELAALGAVVKQAIGFSEERGDGFHIESAAFARPDAEPPVVPVPPYMKYKLPIAAGAGGLALLTTLIVVWRVRKARKLAKAKAEAEAKAKAEAEAKAKEEEERREAEALLAAEELKQLTEGNSSEYGEVARAEALSIAAQDPATAAVVLRRWLASQESPDAAQQP; encoded by the coding sequence ATGGACAAGCTTCGAGCCTTTGGATCTCAGCTGAGCGCGTTCTGGCAAAACCTGAGCGGCGCCAAGCGATTTGCGCTGATCGCCGCTGTGGTGACGGTGCTCGCTGGTGTGCTCTTGGTGGCCGGCGTCGGGTCGAAGATCAACTACGGGTACCTCTACACGGACCTCAATCCCGATGACGCAGGGTCCATCGTCGAGAAGCTGAAAGAGCGGAAAATCCCCTATGAAGTGAGCGGGGGAGGGACGACGATCCTGGTGCCGCAAGAGCAGGTGCACGAGTTGCGCTTGAGCCTTGCGTCGGAAGGGTTACCGCGCGGAGGTGGCGTCGGCTTCGAGGTGTTCGACAAGACCGACCTCGGAGCGACGGAGTTCGAGCAGCAAGTGAAGCTGCGCCGCGCGCTGGAAGGCGAGCTTGCCCGCTCCATCTCCACCCTGGAAGGTGTCAAAGGAGCGCGGGTTCATCTGGTGCTACCCGAGCGGAAGCTATTCGCCCGCAAGAGCGAGGCCGCGTCGGCCTCCGTGGTGGTGCGGCTCGCTAACGGTGCGAGCTTCGGCAAGCGAGAAGTCGCTGGAATCGTGCACTTGGTGAGCGCGGCGGTGCCAGGACTCACCCACGATCGCATCAGCGTCGTGAGTACCGACGGGGTGACGCTGCACCGTCCGAATTCTGACGGCAGCGGTGCGGGGGCGATGGCCGAGTCTCAGGCAGATCGCGCGCGCGAGCTGGCGCGCACCTTGGAGTCGGAGGTGCGCACGCTGCTCGAGCGCGTCGTCGGGCTGGGGAACGCCGACGTGATGATCTCCGTTGAGCTCGACACCTCGACCAGTGAGCACACCGAAGAGCACTACGAGCCCACGCGCACCGCGTTGCGGAGCGAACAAGAGAGCATCGAGAAGACCGCGACGGGTGAAGCCGGCGTGGCTGGCGTTCCGGGAGCGCGTACGGCGCTACCCGATGGAGCACCCGTCGAGGAGGATCCCGAAAACACCCCGGGCCTCGTGCGCCGCAGCCACACCAAGAACTGGGAAGTCGATCGCGTCACCAAGAAGACGTTGCGTCCCGCTGGGGAAATCAAGCGGCTGAGCATCGGCGTGCTGGTCAACGGAAAGTGGGAAGAGAAGGACGGCAACGCCGCGTATAGCGCGCGCTCAAAGGAAGAGCTGGCGGCGCTCGGGGCCGTGGTGAAGCAAGCGATCGGCTTCAGCGAAGAGCGCGGTGACGGCTTTCACATCGAGAGCGCTGCGTTCGCGCGCCCCGACGCCGAGCCACCGGTCGTGCCCGTCCCGCCATACATGAAGTACAAGCTGCCCATCGCGGCGGGCGCTGGTGGACTCGCGCTCCTGACGACGCTGATCGTCGTCTGGAGGGTCCGCAAAGCGCGCAAGCTCGCCAAGGCCAAGGCCGAGGCGGAAGCAAAGGCCAAGGCTGAGGCGGAAGCCAAGGCGAAAGAGGAAGAAGAGCGCCGTGAGGCAGAGGCACTGCTGGCGGCGGAGGAACTCAAGCAGCTCACTGAGGGCAACAGCAGCGAATACGGTGAGGTCGCTCGAGCCGAGGCGCTCTCGATTGCCGCTCAAGATCCGGCGACGGCGGCCGTTGTCTTACGGCGCTGGCTCGCGTCGCAGGAGTCCCCTGATGCGGCCCAGCAGCCGTGA
- a CDS encoding flagellar motor switch protein FliG, with amino-acid sequence MAEQIDLTGAEKAVLMLLSLEEGVATPIMAELSADEVKRLREAASKMRAVPSSALDQVYSEFITRTREEVAVPRGGMRYLRRIATRALGEAQTDAIFSGSPASAMERIAHTDSNALGALLEHEHPQLVAAILSQLDVQKAAEVVEALPEEARAPVLLRLGSMTEVPETLLEDIAEAITSELPAGEAEVALTVDGIGRSAQLVRNLSKETSEALLGDIETENEVLAGEIRRAMYSFEDLKAVDQRALRDLLKAVPGDRLTLALKTASEELKNHLFTSMSKRAADLIREDLDMLGGVRLSEVEAAQREIVDVALRLEAEGTISLGGGDDAIV; translated from the coding sequence ATGGCCGAGCAAATCGACCTGACCGGAGCCGAGAAGGCAGTGCTGATGTTGCTCTCCCTCGAGGAGGGCGTGGCAACGCCAATCATGGCGGAGCTCTCCGCGGACGAGGTGAAGCGCCTGCGTGAGGCCGCCAGCAAGATGCGCGCGGTGCCTTCCAGCGCCCTCGATCAAGTCTACAGCGAGTTCATCACGCGGACCCGCGAGGAGGTTGCGGTTCCGCGAGGAGGTATGCGCTACCTTCGGAGGATCGCGACCCGCGCCCTCGGTGAAGCGCAAACTGACGCGATTTTCAGCGGCTCTCCGGCCTCCGCGATGGAGCGCATTGCCCACACAGACTCCAACGCTTTGGGAGCGCTGCTCGAGCATGAACACCCTCAGCTCGTCGCGGCCATCTTGAGTCAGCTAGACGTGCAAAAAGCAGCAGAAGTGGTCGAGGCGCTGCCCGAGGAAGCGCGCGCTCCCGTGTTGCTCCGCTTGGGCAGCATGACGGAGGTGCCCGAGACCTTGCTCGAGGACATCGCCGAAGCGATCACGAGTGAGCTGCCCGCAGGTGAAGCTGAGGTCGCTCTCACCGTCGATGGCATCGGGCGCTCTGCGCAGCTAGTTCGCAACCTGTCGAAAGAGACTTCCGAGGCGCTGCTCGGCGACATCGAGACCGAGAACGAAGTCTTGGCGGGCGAGATCCGTCGCGCCATGTACTCGTTCGAGGATCTCAAGGCGGTCGATCAACGCGCTCTCAGAGACTTGCTCAAGGCAGTTCCGGGTGACCGTTTGACCCTCGCGCTCAAGACCGCCAGCGAGGAGCTGAAGAACCACCTGTTCACCAGCATGTCCAAGCGCGCCGCCGACCTAATCCGCGAGGATCTAGATATGCTCGGTGGTGTTCGTCTCAGCGAAGTCGAGGCCGCACAGCGGGAGATCGTCGACGTCGCGCTGCGCCTCGAGGCGGAGGGCACCATCTCCCTTGGAGGCGGTGACGATGCTATCGTCTAG
- a CDS encoding FliI/YscN family ATPase — protein MLQRVERVPVHKPRGEVTDVVGLVIEVGGLRAAVGDTLEVVGYRGPVAIEVVGFRKGRLLATPLGNLAGIHPGAEVRASERGGAVAVSDALLGRVVDAFGVPMDGPVLTKETDYREAHSPPPSPFDRQPIDAPFATGVRVIDSMLTLGVGQRVGIFAGSGVGKSTLLGMICRESQADVNVVALVGERGREVNDFVRVALGPEGLARSIVVAATSDQPPVVRARGAEAATAIAEYFRDQGKSVLLVMDSVTRYAMALRETALAAGEPPATKGYPPSVFAALPKLLERTGTGAGKGVITALYTVLVEGDDLSDPIADTVRGILDGHVVLSRSLAERGHFPAIDVLKSVSRLAHEVAPEELIKAAHRVRGLLGAYRDAADLIQVGAYVRGSDSRVDRAIKMMPAIDNFLKQAVNEHAPAEESHRRLEGLAKAGGAE, from the coding sequence CTGCTGCAACGCGTCGAGCGTGTGCCGGTTCACAAGCCGCGCGGCGAGGTGACCGACGTCGTGGGTTTGGTGATCGAGGTCGGTGGCTTGCGCGCCGCCGTCGGTGACACCCTCGAGGTGGTGGGGTACCGAGGGCCGGTGGCGATTGAAGTGGTTGGTTTCCGCAAGGGAAGGCTGCTCGCGACACCGCTCGGCAACTTGGCAGGTATTCACCCCGGTGCGGAGGTTCGTGCCTCCGAGCGTGGCGGCGCCGTAGCGGTGAGCGACGCGCTCCTCGGGCGTGTCGTGGACGCCTTTGGGGTCCCGATGGACGGACCGGTGTTGACGAAGGAGACAGACTACCGGGAGGCGCACTCGCCGCCGCCGTCACCTTTCGATCGTCAACCCATCGACGCGCCCTTCGCCACCGGAGTGCGGGTGATCGACAGCATGCTCACCCTGGGAGTCGGACAGCGCGTGGGCATCTTCGCGGGCTCTGGCGTGGGTAAGAGCACGCTGCTCGGCATGATCTGTCGGGAGTCTCAGGCTGATGTGAACGTCGTGGCGCTGGTGGGCGAACGCGGTCGCGAGGTGAACGACTTCGTGCGAGTCGCACTTGGACCCGAGGGGCTTGCCAGGTCCATCGTCGTTGCGGCGACGAGTGATCAGCCACCGGTCGTGCGTGCGCGCGGGGCTGAGGCCGCGACTGCGATCGCCGAGTACTTCAGGGATCAGGGTAAGAGCGTGCTGCTCGTCATGGATTCAGTGACCCGCTACGCGATGGCGCTGCGCGAGACCGCGTTGGCTGCGGGCGAGCCGCCGGCGACGAAAGGCTATCCGCCGAGCGTATTCGCCGCGCTGCCGAAGCTGCTCGAGCGGACGGGCACGGGCGCCGGCAAGGGGGTCATCACCGCGTTGTACACCGTGCTGGTCGAGGGTGACGACCTCTCGGATCCTATCGCGGACACCGTTCGCGGTATTCTGGATGGTCACGTCGTCCTCAGTCGTAGCCTCGCGGAAAGAGGTCACTTCCCGGCGATCGATGTGTTGAAGAGCGTGTCGCGCTTGGCCCACGAAGTGGCGCCGGAGGAGCTGATCAAAGCCGCACATCGCGTCCGGGGTTTGCTTGGCGCCTATCGTGACGCCGCTGATCTGATCCAGGTAGGCGCGTATGTCAGGGGAAGCGACTCGCGCGTCGATCGGGCCATCAAGATGATGCCTGCGATCGACAATTTTCTGAAGCAAGCCGTCAACGAACATGCGCCAGCCGAAGAGAGCCACCGGCGCCTGGAGGGGCTGGCCAAGGCCGGGGGCGCTGAGTGA
- a CDS encoding flagellar FliJ family protein has product MSARSKRFQRLAELRKRELDEAAGKLQRAAEELRMLTKEVETLETRLAQAVQQRAELVSSGAEAQDFVFADNWQRSQQQKLALAKREHQQAEQIYLRAQALVIQARAKVKAMETLKERADQEHARMLEVAERKLEDDFAARVARKESA; this is encoded by the coding sequence GTGAGCGCACGCAGCAAGCGCTTCCAGCGCCTTGCCGAGCTGAGGAAGCGCGAACTTGACGAAGCCGCAGGGAAACTCCAGCGGGCCGCTGAGGAGCTGCGCATGCTCACGAAAGAAGTCGAGACCTTGGAGACGCGCTTGGCCCAGGCCGTGCAGCAGCGCGCAGAGCTGGTGTCCTCGGGGGCGGAAGCCCAAGACTTCGTGTTCGCCGACAACTGGCAACGCAGCCAGCAACAAAAGCTCGCGCTGGCGAAGCGTGAGCACCAACAGGCGGAGCAGATCTACCTGCGAGCGCAGGCGCTCGTGATCCAGGCACGCGCCAAGGTGAAGGCGATGGAAACTCTGAAGGAACGAGCCGATCAGGAGCACGCGCGGATGCTCGAGGTCGCTGAGCGCAAGCTAGAGGACGACTTCGCGGCTCGCGTCGCGCGCAAGGAAAGCGCGTGA
- a CDS encoding flagellar hook-length control protein FliK produces the protein MSGLGTKPSALEAGHRELAGDGNKAAQDDTRVAWIQALTAQLRGAFYQLPEAESQIAEASRGWRSPVGQLSPSEALFGDGSEETRALSSLRLDLAGGEHGDLSVLIQRGNAGMRVVFEVQSQTALEWLDAERQLLLETLRAQGLRVAGVEVCFGSGTALAPAEPRGSSLTARIAEASRRFVADEPEKRKSDRRVNVVG, from the coding sequence GTGAGCGGCCTCGGTACCAAGCCGAGTGCCTTGGAGGCTGGCCACCGCGAGCTCGCCGGCGACGGCAACAAGGCGGCTCAAGACGATACCCGCGTCGCCTGGATCCAGGCACTCACCGCCCAACTCCGGGGGGCGTTTTACCAGCTCCCGGAAGCTGAGAGTCAGATCGCTGAAGCGTCGCGCGGTTGGCGCTCCCCCGTCGGGCAGTTGTCGCCGAGCGAAGCGCTGTTTGGTGACGGCTCCGAGGAGACGCGGGCTCTGAGTAGCCTGCGCCTCGACCTGGCTGGCGGTGAACACGGCGACCTGAGCGTACTAATTCAGCGAGGAAACGCCGGGATGCGCGTGGTGTTCGAGGTGCAAAGTCAGACTGCGCTCGAGTGGCTCGACGCCGAACGCCAGCTATTGCTGGAGACGCTGCGCGCCCAGGGCCTTCGGGTCGCGGGTGTCGAGGTGTGCTTCGGTTCTGGCACTGCTCTTGCTCCTGCTGAACCTCGTGGTTCATCTCTCACAGCCCGTATTGCCGAAGCCAGCCGCCGTTTCGTGGCGGATGAGCCGGAAAAGCGCAAAAGCGATCGACGAGTCAACGTCGTGGGCTGA
- a CDS encoding DUF2271 domain-containing protein, with the protein MIDATSSISSGLLTQQTKGGQAMGKEAFLKLLVAQLQHQDPLEPQDNSEFVAQLAQFSSLEQSMGINDRLDLLATQTRGLANTEAIGLVGKQVTVRGSTMPYNGSGSTNVGFDLAGNSAETHVTIRDASGNVVRTLDVGARNAGKQSVAWDGLDDAGNRVPQGVYTISVDAQTEAGDAVGVTQETTGTVEAVSFEQGYPVLQLDTGVEVPASDLIKVNEDPGGSSGAAK; encoded by the coding sequence ATGATTGACGCAACGAGCTCTATCTCTAGCGGGCTGTTGACCCAGCAAACCAAGGGCGGACAAGCCATGGGGAAGGAAGCCTTCCTCAAGCTCCTCGTCGCTCAGCTGCAGCATCAGGATCCCCTCGAGCCCCAGGACAACTCCGAGTTCGTGGCCCAGCTGGCGCAGTTCAGCTCCCTCGAACAGTCGATGGGCATCAACGATCGCCTGGATCTGCTAGCGACCCAGACTCGCGGTCTCGCGAACACCGAGGCCATCGGGCTGGTGGGCAAGCAAGTCACCGTGCGCGGGTCCACGATGCCGTACAACGGCAGCGGGAGTACCAACGTCGGATTCGACTTGGCGGGGAACTCCGCGGAAACGCACGTCACGATCCGCGACGCTTCGGGCAATGTCGTGCGCACGCTAGACGTTGGCGCTCGCAACGCTGGCAAGCAGTCGGTTGCGTGGGACGGCCTGGACGACGCTGGAAACCGCGTGCCCCAGGGTGTCTACACCATCAGCGTCGACGCTCAGACTGAAGCGGGGGACGCAGTGGGCGTGACTCAAGAGACAACGGGCACCGTCGAGGCGGTGTCCTTCGAACAAGGTTACCCGGTGCTGCAGCTCGACACAGGGGTCGAGGTGCCTGCATCGGATCTGATCAAAGTGAACGAGGATCCCGGCGGCTCCTCGGGCGCAGCCAAGTAG
- a CDS encoding flagellar hook protein FlgE has translation MVLRAMYAGVSGMRAEGEALGVVGDNIANVNTVGFKSQRAVFQDVLGHSILAGSSTALPGSGVKIGDVQQMFTQGTLASTGVSTDLALNGDGFFVVKGTVEGVSGNFYTRAGQFNIDRDGMLVNPQGLQLQGYAANPDGSFKANVSALQVPTSALAPKASSMIDMTVQLDSDETVLTTAWDPQDPANTSNFSTSITVYDSLGNGHAMDVYFRKTAAGAWDYHVIASGDEVTAGTPGTNFEVGSGSLQFNTAGELVDDTDPGLTVDFVGATPGQALAFNYGESLNEGGTGLGGTTQFSAPSNVSAQSQDGYSTGDFAGVAVDGQGVVMGLYTNGQKLPLGQLAVAKFRSNDGLGRAGQSLWIETRDSGVAAMGTAGSGGRGAISAGALEGSNVDLAEEFVGLIQHQRSFSANSKTITTADDMLQELINIKR, from the coding sequence ATGGTACTGAGAGCAATGTACGCGGGTGTGTCCGGTATGCGCGCCGAAGGCGAAGCGCTGGGCGTGGTGGGCGACAACATCGCCAACGTCAACACGGTTGGATTCAAGAGCCAGCGCGCGGTCTTTCAAGACGTGCTGGGGCACTCGATCCTCGCCGGTTCGTCAACGGCGCTGCCAGGTTCTGGCGTGAAGATCGGTGACGTCCAACAGATGTTCACCCAAGGCACGCTTGCGAGCACTGGGGTCTCTACGGACCTCGCGCTGAACGGTGACGGCTTCTTCGTGGTGAAGGGCACCGTCGAAGGGGTGAGCGGCAACTTCTACACCCGCGCGGGCCAGTTCAACATCGATCGCGACGGTATGCTGGTCAATCCTCAAGGTCTCCAGCTCCAGGGCTATGCGGCAAACCCTGATGGTTCCTTCAAGGCCAACGTGAGCGCGCTGCAAGTGCCCACCTCTGCTCTCGCCCCCAAGGCTAGCAGCATGATTGACATGACGGTGCAGCTCGACTCCGACGAGACCGTGCTCACCACGGCTTGGGATCCTCAAGATCCGGCAAATACCTCGAACTTCTCCACGTCGATCACGGTCTACGATTCCCTGGGGAACGGACACGCGATGGACGTGTACTTCCGCAAGACGGCGGCCGGCGCCTGGGACTATCACGTGATCGCGTCGGGTGACGAGGTGACGGCCGGTACTCCAGGTACGAACTTCGAGGTGGGCAGCGGCTCCCTGCAGTTCAACACCGCGGGCGAGCTGGTGGACGACACGGATCCCGGCTTGACCGTAGACTTCGTCGGCGCGACGCCTGGCCAGGCCTTGGCCTTCAACTACGGCGAGTCCTTGAACGAGGGTGGCACCGGCCTCGGTGGAACCACGCAGTTTTCCGCGCCTTCCAACGTCTCCGCTCAGAGCCAAGACGGCTACTCCACTGGCGACTTCGCCGGTGTGGCCGTGGATGGTCAAGGCGTGGTGATGGGGCTCTACACCAATGGACAGAAGCTCCCGCTAGGGCAGCTCGCGGTGGCCAAGTTCCGCTCGAACGATGGCCTCGGCCGCGCCGGGCAGTCGCTGTGGATCGAGACTCGGGACTCGGGTGTGGCGGCGATGGGCACCGCAGGTTCTGGTGGCCGTGGAGCGATCTCGGCCGGCGCCTTGGAGGGCTCGAACGTCGACCTCGCAGAGGAGTTCGTTGGGCTGATCCAGCATCAGCGCTCGTTCTCGGCGAACTCCAAGACCATCACGACTGCGGACGACATGCTGCAGGAGCTGATCAACATCAAGCGCTAG
- a CDS encoding flagellar basal body-associated FliL family protein, with protein MADEKAEAKAQDGEALEPKKGGKGKIILGILGVLLVTAGGAGGAIAGTRLMGPPPAAAPPPAPPKEEEEDDSNPYSGKVAVISNFNPIVIDFHDPSGDVHHLKLAVTAELPAEMQEKEFELYSPRGREAAIVYLRQLKWEDAINPKKFEEIRKGLSEVMIKALGKKRVEKIVITDYVAQ; from the coding sequence GTGGCTGACGAAAAGGCGGAAGCGAAGGCTCAGGACGGCGAAGCTCTTGAGCCGAAGAAGGGCGGCAAAGGCAAGATCATCCTCGGGATATTGGGGGTGCTCTTGGTGACCGCTGGCGGTGCGGGTGGCGCGATCGCTGGCACCCGACTCATGGGGCCTCCGCCCGCTGCGGCTCCTCCCCCCGCTCCTCCCAAGGAGGAGGAGGAGGACGACAGTAACCCGTACTCGGGCAAAGTCGCCGTCATCTCCAACTTCAACCCGATCGTGATCGATTTTCACGATCCCTCCGGCGACGTCCACCATTTGAAGCTCGCCGTGACCGCAGAACTCCCTGCGGAAATGCAGGAGAAGGAGTTCGAACTCTACTCTCCTCGGGGTCGCGAGGCGGCGATCGTCTACCTCCGCCAGCTGAAATGGGAAGACGCGATCAACCCCAAGAAGTTCGAAGAAATTCGCAAAGGGCTGAGTGAGGTCATGATCAAGGCCCTAGGCAAGAAGCGCGTCGAGAAGATCGTCATCACCGACTACGTGGCTCAATGA
- a CDS encoding FliM/FliN family flagellar motor switch protein has translation MTDAVSKLASPSADAEARPSLGLEDLGASLRRGAPKIKPLDLTGRERHLRSAMFAMTKIAGGFCVGARRTLPFLVRQRARMVTGAVSIFEGGKELNLSDRGPVFMVVLDGDDTPAWGRLFLETDAVGMVLDGSLGGNAAVDEEQPAEPLQLPTELTLAQRALVGRIARNLADDFARAVSQIVGIELHTVSFHAIPHGEPIPGPSSDGLQVEVEFQGVIGHPKAILALSAESLEAAAREHTGEPQAPGDPRMAEALIDVSLNVVAELGRTTLGLRRILRLQPGEILRLPTATDDPVPIRVGGLLKLEGSPVISRGQLSVEVRGRAPRSAK, from the coding sequence ATGACCGACGCTGTTTCGAAGCTCGCCTCCCCGTCGGCTGACGCAGAGGCCCGCCCCTCACTGGGGCTCGAAGATCTTGGAGCGTCCCTGCGACGCGGCGCGCCCAAGATCAAACCGCTGGATCTAACAGGGCGCGAACGACACCTGCGCTCGGCGATGTTCGCGATGACGAAGATCGCGGGTGGCTTCTGCGTAGGCGCGCGGCGCACGCTGCCGTTCTTGGTGCGCCAGCGCGCGCGCATGGTGACGGGGGCAGTGAGCATCTTCGAAGGCGGCAAGGAGCTCAACCTGAGCGATCGTGGGCCGGTCTTCATGGTGGTGCTCGACGGCGACGACACGCCGGCGTGGGGCCGGCTCTTCTTGGAGACCGACGCCGTCGGAATGGTGCTGGATGGCAGTCTGGGAGGGAACGCGGCGGTCGACGAGGAGCAGCCGGCGGAGCCGCTCCAGCTCCCCACGGAGCTGACCCTGGCGCAGCGCGCCTTGGTAGGACGGATTGCCCGGAACTTGGCTGACGATTTCGCGCGCGCCGTCTCACAGATCGTGGGCATCGAGCTGCACACGGTGTCCTTTCACGCAATTCCGCACGGAGAACCCATCCCGGGACCATCGTCCGACGGCCTTCAGGTCGAGGTTGAGTTTCAGGGTGTCATCGGCCATCCAAAGGCGATCCTCGCGCTCAGCGCGGAGTCTCTGGAAGCCGCCGCCCGCGAGCACACGGGGGAGCCTCAGGCCCCAGGGGATCCGCGAATGGCCGAGGCGCTGATCGATGTCTCGCTGAACGTGGTCGCCGAGCTCGGTCGGACCACGCTGGGCCTGCGTCGCATCCTGCGCCTCCAACCGGGCGAGATCTTGCGGCTGCCTACCGCGACGGATGATCCCGTGCCGATCCGTGTCGGCGGCCTGTTGAAGCTCGAGGGCTCACCCGTCATCAGTCGTGGTCAGCTGTCGGTAGAAGTGCGCGGACGCGCGCCGCGCAGCGCGAAGTGA
- the fliN gene encoding flagellar motor switch protein FliN, protein MSDPLDSIPPAPGLDPRLGIGASVSPSSPAGASIQPITGLDSLGFVMDVPVQVTVEIGRKSMKIGEILRLGPGSVLELEKANGEPLDIYVNDRLIARGEAVVVGERYGVRLTEVLVGDEVVTGGL, encoded by the coding sequence ATGAGCGACCCCCTCGATTCAATCCCCCCCGCTCCGGGCCTCGACCCGCGCCTCGGTATCGGCGCCTCGGTGAGCCCGAGCTCTCCCGCTGGCGCGAGCATCCAACCCATCACCGGGCTCGACTCGCTGGGCTTCGTGATGGACGTCCCGGTGCAGGTCACCGTGGAGATCGGACGCAAGTCGATGAAGATCGGCGAGATCCTGCGCCTCGGGCCAGGCTCCGTCTTGGAGCTCGAGAAGGCGAACGGCGAGCCGCTCGATATCTACGTCAACGATCGCCTAATCGCCCGGGGGGAAGCGGTGGTGGTCGGGGAGCGCTACGGAGTGCGTTTGACCGAGGTGCTAGTGGGTGACGAGGTCGTCACCGGGGGCCTCTGA
- a CDS encoding flagellar biosynthetic protein FliO codes for MKRIRGSLGIRGLGALSVLLVSPYVAAQSDEAPVEAAQMGPPSAPAEPPAAPAEPAPDTASASGEKQPTPDWIVRKAKPESPAEYTKPQTSSWRGVFALVFVMVLGGAAIYVKRRRRPALTKQSELEVLHTAKVGPKAQVVVARVAGRRLLLGVTESNVKRLAWLDDESLYATEEAPEAAPEARDELAPVEIPGETNFRGVLKSFLSGRTPSDMREGDAAAAIIARETQDVVYSKVATTLPAPREDRDNEARSKAARREMLRQLLEEEEDEVEGQVAGLLKRRRSA; via the coding sequence ATGAAGCGCATTCGCGGTTCCCTGGGGATTAGGGGGTTAGGCGCGCTGAGCGTGCTCTTGGTCTCGCCCTACGTCGCCGCACAGAGTGACGAGGCGCCCGTGGAGGCTGCGCAGATGGGGCCGCCGTCTGCTCCCGCAGAGCCCCCCGCTGCCCCGGCTGAGCCAGCTCCGGATACCGCCAGCGCAAGCGGGGAAAAGCAACCGACTCCCGACTGGATCGTTCGCAAAGCCAAGCCCGAGAGCCCAGCGGAGTACACGAAGCCCCAAACCAGCAGCTGGCGAGGAGTCTTTGCGTTGGTCTTCGTCATGGTGCTTGGCGGCGCTGCCATCTACGTGAAGCGCCGTCGCCGCCCAGCCTTGACCAAGCAGAGCGAGCTCGAGGTGCTTCATACGGCCAAGGTAGGACCGAAAGCCCAAGTCGTGGTGGCGCGCGTCGCCGGCCGCCGTCTGCTGCTCGGCGTGACCGAGAGCAACGTCAAGCGTCTCGCCTGGCTGGACGATGAGTCGCTGTACGCCACCGAGGAGGCTCCCGAAGCGGCGCCGGAGGCTCGAGACGAGTTGGCCCCGGTTGAGATCCCCGGGGAGACGAATTTCCGTGGGGTGCTCAAGTCTTTCCTGAGTGGGCGCACCCCAAGCGACATGCGTGAAGGGGACGCCGCCGCCGCGATCATCGCTCGCGAGACCCAAGACGTGGTCTACTCGAAGGTAGCCACCACGCTGCCAGCTCCACGTGAAGATCGAGACAATGAGGCGCGCTCCAAGGCCGCGCGTCGGGAGATGCTGCGTCAGCTCCTCGAAGAGGAAGAAGACGAAGTCGAAGGCCAGGTGGCGGGGCTCTTGAAGCGTCGGAGGTCGGCGTGA
- the fliP gene encoding flagellar type III secretion system pore protein FliP (The bacterial flagellar biogenesis protein FliP forms a type III secretion system (T3SS)-type pore required for flagellar assembly.), protein MSPLSPLFEGTQSLAPSLKILLILTLLALLPAAILTMTSFVRTVVVLGFVRQGIGAQQTPPSQVIIGLSLFLTFFTMAPTFSEMKTVGLDPYQRGDITEVQALDAASVPLKRFMLRQTREEDLRLFYDAAAEPLPATPDDVPLKLAVPAFVISELTTAFQMGVMVLLPFLVVDIAVASLLMSMGMMMVPPTTLSLPMKLLLFVLVDGWNLVAGSLLRSFA, encoded by the coding sequence GTGAGCCCGCTCAGCCCACTCTTCGAGGGGACGCAGTCCCTCGCGCCTTCACTCAAGATCCTCCTGATCTTGACCCTGCTGGCGTTGCTGCCCGCGGCCATCCTCACGATGACGAGCTTCGTCCGCACCGTGGTGGTGCTGGGCTTCGTCCGTCAAGGCATCGGCGCGCAGCAGACACCGCCGAGCCAGGTGATCATCGGACTCTCGCTGTTCCTGACGTTCTTCACCATGGCGCCCACCTTCAGTGAAATGAAGACGGTGGGCCTCGACCCGTACCAGCGTGGAGACATCACGGAGGTTCAGGCTCTCGACGCGGCGAGCGTTCCGCTCAAGCGCTTCATGCTGCGCCAGACGCGCGAAGAAGATCTGCGCCTGTTCTATGACGCCGCGGCTGAGCCGCTACCCGCCACGCCGGACGATGTCCCGTTGAAGCTGGCGGTTCCCGCGTTCGTCATCAGTGAGCTCACCACGGCCTTTCAGATGGGCGTGATGGTGCTCCTGCCCTTCCTGGTGGTTGATATCGCGGTCGCGTCGCTCCTGATGAGCATGGGCATGATGATGGTTCCGCCGACCACCTTGAGCTTGCCCATGAAGCTGCTCCTGTTCGTGCTGGTTGATGGTTGGAATCTGGTTGCGGGATCGCTGCTGCGTAGCTTCGCTTGA